Proteins encoded within one genomic window of Edaphobacter lichenicola:
- a CDS encoding sugar MFS transporter: MNITTTQQTATTRDPQATDVRAMSIATVLFFMWGFLTCLNDILIPHLKGIFSLNYGQALLVQFAFFSSYFIFAMPSGKLVDWRGYKQAMVIGLIVMACGALLFLPAASTASFPLFLSALVILAAGITCLQVSANPYVTNLGPTATAASRLNLAQAFNSFGTTIAPFFGGALILGAIQASPETLKSFSTAALQTYREQQASSVRLPYLGIALTLLVLAVAIGLIKLPTTDFTRDFRPGELVGRAAGSIWKQPYLLMATLGIFVYVGAEVSIGSFLINYLGLPHIMSFPERTAAHYVSFYWGGAMIGRFIGSYVLRYISTGKALAAAAFIAFCLVLTTMATGGPVALYSVLAIGFFNSIMFPSIFSLGLAGLGELTSKGSSLLVQAIVGGAILPLAEGHLADRVGVQHAFIIPAVCYVYIALFGILASRRKDIDQDPRHPSHAPSGH, from the coding sequence TTGAACATAACTACCACCCAGCAGACCGCCACCACCCGCGACCCCCAGGCCACCGACGTCCGCGCCATGAGCATCGCCACCGTACTCTTCTTCATGTGGGGCTTTCTCACCTGTCTCAACGACATCCTCATCCCGCATCTCAAAGGCATCTTCAGCCTCAACTACGGGCAGGCTCTGCTCGTCCAGTTCGCCTTCTTCTCCTCCTACTTCATCTTCGCCATGCCCTCCGGCAAACTCGTCGACTGGCGTGGCTACAAACAAGCCATGGTGATCGGTCTCATCGTCATGGCCTGCGGAGCGCTGCTCTTCCTTCCCGCCGCCAGCACTGCGTCCTTCCCGCTCTTCCTCTCTGCCCTCGTCATCCTCGCTGCCGGCATCACCTGCCTCCAGGTCTCGGCCAACCCCTACGTCACCAACCTCGGCCCCACGGCCACCGCGGCCAGCCGACTCAACCTCGCCCAGGCCTTCAACTCCTTCGGCACCACCATCGCTCCCTTCTTCGGTGGAGCGCTCATCCTCGGCGCCATCCAGGCCTCGCCCGAGACTCTCAAATCTTTCTCCACCGCAGCCCTCCAGACCTATCGCGAGCAGCAGGCATCCTCCGTCCGCTTGCCCTATCTAGGCATCGCTCTCACCCTCCTCGTTCTCGCCGTCGCCATCGGTCTCATCAAGCTTCCCACCACCGACTTCACCCGCGACTTCCGCCCCGGCGAGCTCGTCGGCCGCGCCGCCGGCAGCATCTGGAAGCAGCCCTATCTTCTGATGGCCACACTCGGCATCTTCGTCTATGTAGGCGCCGAGGTCTCCATCGGCAGCTTCCTCATCAACTACCTCGGCCTGCCCCACATCATGAGCTTCCCCGAGCGCACCGCCGCCCACTACGTCTCCTTCTACTGGGGCGGAGCCATGATCGGCCGCTTCATCGGATCCTACGTCCTCCGCTACATCAGCACCGGCAAAGCCCTCGCAGCCGCAGCCTTCATCGCCTTCTGCCTCGTCCTTACCACCATGGCCACCGGAGGACCCGTCGCCCTCTACAGCGTTCTCGCCATCGGCTTCTTCAACTCCATCATGTTCCCCAGCATCTTCAGCCTCGGCCTCGCCGGTCTCGGCGAACTCACCAGCAAAGGCTCAAGCCTACTCGTCCAGGCCATCGTCGGCGGCGCCATCCTCCCGCTAGCTGAAGGCCACCTGGCCGACCGTGTCGGCGTCCAGCACGCCTTCATCATCCCCGCCGTCTGCTACGTCTACATCGCGCTCTTCGGCATCCTCGCCTCCCGCCGCAAAGACATAGACCAGGACCCCAGGCACCCCTCACACGCCCCTTCCGGCCACTAG
- a CDS encoding tagatose 1,6-diphosphate aldolase, with translation MKLTPGKLAGLKAVSDHRGVIAAAAMDQRGSLQKSLAKERGAAADAHDLEEFKTLVTSVLTRYASAILLDPEFGLPASKHRNGKGLLLAYEKTGYDATTPGRLPDLLDHWSVARLKEAGADCIKILLYYTPYEKSPVNDLKQAWIERIGAECIAHDIPFFLEFVGYDADGGDEKSIAYAKKKPEIVSGSMAEFGKEKYHVDVLKVEVPVEMAFVEGTKSFKGEKAYTRAEALQHFRDAATMTHKPFIYLSAGVSNPVFIETLELAVESGTSFNGVLCGRATWKDGIAIYAKQGAKAFEDWLNTTGVENITNVNNALKQAHSWHEKVESK, from the coding sequence ATCAAGTTGACCCCAGGAAAGTTAGCCGGCCTCAAAGCCGTCTCCGACCATCGTGGCGTGATCGCCGCCGCCGCCATGGACCAGCGCGGATCCCTTCAGAAGTCCCTCGCCAAAGAGCGCGGAGCCGCCGCCGACGCCCACGACCTCGAGGAGTTCAAGACCCTCGTCACCTCGGTCCTCACCAGATACGCCTCCGCCATCCTGCTCGACCCCGAGTTCGGCCTCCCTGCCTCCAAGCACCGCAACGGCAAGGGCCTCCTGCTCGCCTACGAGAAGACCGGATACGATGCCACCACCCCTGGCCGCCTGCCCGACCTCCTCGACCACTGGAGCGTAGCCCGCCTCAAAGAAGCCGGAGCCGACTGCATCAAGATCCTCCTCTACTACACCCCCTACGAGAAGTCACCCGTCAACGATCTCAAGCAGGCGTGGATCGAGCGCATCGGCGCTGAATGCATCGCCCACGACATCCCCTTCTTCCTCGAGTTCGTCGGCTACGACGCCGATGGAGGAGACGAAAAGTCGATAGCTTACGCCAAGAAGAAGCCCGAGATCGTCTCCGGCTCCATGGCCGAGTTCGGCAAAGAGAAGTACCACGTCGACGTCCTCAAGGTCGAAGTCCCCGTCGAGATGGCCTTCGTCGAAGGCACCAAGTCCTTCAAGGGAGAGAAGGCCTACACCCGAGCCGAGGCCCTGCAGCACTTCCGCGACGCCGCCACCATGACCCACAAGCCCTTCATCTATCTCTCGGCCGGCGTCTCCAACCCCGTCTTCATCGAGACCCTCGAGCTGGCCGTCGAATCCGGTACCAGCTTCAACGGTGTCCTCTGCGGCCGCGCCACCTGGAAGGACGGCATCGCCATCTACGCCAAGCAGGGCGCCAAGGCCTTCGAAGACTGGCTCAACACCACCGGCGTAGAAAACATCACCAACGTCAACAACGCCCTCAAACAAGCCCACTCCTGGCACGAAAAAGTCGAATCGAAATAA
- a CDS encoding DUF1440 domain-containing protein yields the protein MKRSQKKPVTKSLAKGLLAGLIGGLVATAAKSFAEKIYPPRTHGEPEPFALLAEKLAGHELAAAQKEIAAERLHWGFGALTGAAYGALAEYYPQSTAKDGAGFGMALTSLTHGTALPALGLSAAPEDQTTRERTSEMATYVVYGMVTETVRRVVRKMLG from the coding sequence ATGAAACGCTCGCAGAAGAAACCAGTAACAAAGTCGCTGGCGAAAGGCCTGCTGGCAGGATTGATTGGCGGCCTGGTGGCAACAGCAGCAAAGTCATTTGCCGAAAAGATCTATCCCCCACGCACTCACGGAGAGCCGGAACCATTCGCCCTGCTGGCCGAGAAGCTGGCCGGACATGAGCTGGCAGCCGCACAAAAGGAGATCGCTGCAGAGAGGCTCCACTGGGGATTTGGAGCACTAACCGGCGCTGCCTACGGAGCCCTCGCCGAGTACTACCCGCAATCTACAGCAAAGGATGGCGCAGGCTTCGGAATGGCACTCACATCCCTCACTCACGGCACAGCACTGCCCGCGCTAGGTCTTTCGGCTGCACCAGAAGATCAAACCACCCGCGAGCGCACCAGCGAGATGGCCACCTATGTCGTCTACGGCATGGTCACCGAGACAGTCCGCCGAGTAGTAAGAAAGATGCTGGGCTAG
- a CDS encoding purine nucleoside permease: MSANACCPSPLAPILTIDQHLTDLIDIPDKTSMPIEIKVVVINMFEVGADTGDAPGEYQYWVEREHLDTVIPFPAGYHDLRLNEKNGILGVLTGVGTARTAATIMALGLDPRFDLTHAYFLVAGIGGIDPRMGSLGSAVWSDYIVDGDLAHEIDAREIPKDWSTGYVPLGKSTPYEQPRAARFGDDGNIYHLNTSLVDWAFALTKDTPLPDTPAIAARRQQYAEEAAHRAPFVLRGDNLSASTFWHGKLLNQWARDWVKYQTDGHGTYAICGMEDTGTMQSLTWLAHAHRLDINRVLVLRTASNFDQQRPGITAAESLGETKVRQYSAYLPALDSAYRVGRLVVDNLVANWPQTRDHIPGGTGPVK, translated from the coding sequence GTGTCTGCAAATGCCTGTTGTCCCTCCCCGCTTGCTCCAATCCTCACCATCGATCAGCACCTGACCGATCTCATTGATATTCCGGACAAGACCTCGATGCCTATCGAGATCAAAGTGGTGGTCATCAACATGTTTGAAGTAGGCGCCGATACTGGCGATGCGCCTGGCGAGTACCAATATTGGGTTGAGCGAGAACACCTCGATACGGTTATCCCCTTTCCCGCTGGCTATCACGACCTCCGACTCAATGAAAAGAACGGGATTCTCGGCGTGCTGACTGGCGTCGGAACCGCCCGCACTGCCGCTACTATCATGGCGTTAGGTCTGGACCCGCGCTTCGACCTTACGCATGCCTACTTCCTCGTTGCCGGCATAGGCGGCATCGACCCTCGTATGGGTTCGCTCGGCTCTGCAGTCTGGTCTGATTACATCGTCGATGGCGACCTCGCCCACGAGATCGACGCTCGGGAGATTCCCAAAGACTGGTCTACGGGATACGTGCCGCTGGGCAAATCCACGCCGTATGAACAGCCCCGTGCTGCGAGGTTTGGTGACGACGGCAACATCTATCACCTCAACACCTCTCTGGTTGACTGGGCCTTCGCACTTACCAAGGACACGCCGCTTCCGGATACACCGGCAATAGCGGCTCGCCGCCAGCAGTACGCCGAAGAAGCGGCACATCGCGCTCCTTTTGTTTTGCGAGGCGATAATCTTTCCGCGTCGACCTTCTGGCATGGCAAACTGCTCAACCAGTGGGCTCGGGATTGGGTGAAATATCAGACTGATGGCCACGGCACCTACGCGATCTGCGGCATGGAGGATACGGGCACCATGCAATCGCTCACCTGGCTTGCTCATGCACACAGGCTCGATATCAACCGTGTCCTTGTACTCCGAACTGCGTCGAACTTCGATCAACAGCGGCCTGGAATCACCGCCGCCGAAAGCCTCGGCGAAACGAAAGTTCGCCAGTACAGCGCGTACCTTCCCGCGCTCGACTCCGCTTATCGCGTTGGCCGCCTTGTCGTGGATAACCTGGTTGCCAACTGGCCGCAGACTCGTGACCACATCCCCGGCGGCACTGGCCCGGTAAAATAG
- a CDS encoding 7-carboxy-7-deazaguanine synthase QueE: MHLIELYKSVQGESSFAGLPCIFVRLAGCNLRCAWCDSEYTFSGGKAHTADEIVAQIEALAPCRLIEFTGGEPMLQAKELLPLMERLLAQNYTLMMETSGERPLADVPKAVHKIVDVKCPGAGSAANSFRMENLDALTKDDEIKFVISDRADYDFARDFIRTYALHEKAGQILLSPAFNKAPSLLRTTDNAILDPRILVEWMMADGIDARLSLQIHKFIWEPIKKGV; this comes from the coding sequence ATGCATTTAATCGAACTTTACAAATCCGTCCAGGGCGAGTCTTCCTTCGCTGGCCTTCCATGCATCTTTGTCCGCCTTGCAGGCTGCAACCTTCGCTGTGCCTGGTGCGACTCCGAGTACACCTTCTCGGGCGGTAAGGCCCACACTGCCGATGAGATCGTCGCGCAGATTGAAGCTCTTGCTCCGTGTCGTCTCATTGAGTTTACGGGCGGGGAACCCATGCTTCAGGCGAAGGAACTCCTGCCGCTGATGGAGCGGCTGCTGGCACAAAACTACACCTTGATGATGGAGACCAGTGGCGAGCGTCCTTTGGCGGATGTTCCCAAGGCGGTTCACAAAATTGTCGACGTGAAATGTCCCGGGGCGGGCAGCGCAGCCAACAGCTTTCGCATGGAAAATCTCGACGCCCTCACGAAAGATGACGAGATAAAGTTCGTGATCTCGGATCGGGCAGACTATGATTTTGCACGCGACTTCATCCGCACTTACGCTCTCCATGAGAAAGCCGGCCAGATCCTTTTGAGCCCCGCCTTCAATAAGGCTCCTAGCTTGCTCCGAACAACCGACAACGCCATTCTCGATCCCCGCATCCTCGTCGAGTGGATGATGGCCGATGGAATTGACGCTCGTTTGTCACTACAGATTCACAAGTTCATCTGGGAGCCGATCAAGAAAGGCGTCTAG
- the queD gene encoding 6-carboxytetrahydropterin synthase QueD, with translation MFEVTVEAGFSSGHYLRNYRGKCENPHGHNYKVFVTLVGEELDEAGMLLDFKLLKQVMRPTVDYLDHFMINDLAPFDKEINPSAENLAKYFYEQTSSQLHEMTGGRVRVKDCTLYETDTSFARYYE, from the coding sequence ATGTTCGAAGTAACTGTAGAAGCCGGCTTTTCTTCCGGCCACTACCTCCGCAACTACCGAGGCAAGTGCGAAAACCCGCATGGTCACAACTATAAAGTCTTCGTCACGCTTGTTGGAGAAGAGCTTGACGAAGCTGGGATGCTACTTGATTTCAAGCTTCTTAAGCAGGTGATGCGCCCTACTGTCGACTATCTTGACCACTTCATGATCAACGACCTTGCGCCCTTCGACAAAGAGATCAATCCCAGCGCCGAAAACCTTGCCAAATACTTTTACGAACAGACAAGCAGTCAGCTTCATGAGATGACCGGCGGACGCGTCCGCGTGAAGGACTGCACCCTCTACGAGACCGACACTAGCTTTGCCCGCTACTACGAGTAG